Genomic window (Desulfobulbaceae bacterium):
TCCGCAAGCTTGAGATGGAGGCTGGGTCTGTCATCCGCGGGTTAATCCGCAAGAAGAAAAGCGGAGGTGATAAACTCACCCGGTTGCCATCAATGCTCAACTTCCCAGAGGGCATGGAGCGGTTAATCAAGGTGTTGACTAGCCAGCACGAGGTGGAGTGTAACACCTTGGTCCAGGGGCTGTCAAAAGATCTTGATGGGTGGCGGATTCAAACTGATAAAGGTCAGATTGCCGCACGCGCCGTGGTGATGGCTGTGCCGGTTAACCAGTGCCTTCAGCTTCTGGCCGCAATAAAACCGCCGCCAGTCAGCTGTGTGCCGGTATCAAAGATTATCAATGTTGTGCTAGGGTTTTCCGCCTCCGCCAAGGTGCCTTATGGTTTTGGCTATCTGGCTCCGGAACGGGAGGGGCGCTTTACCCTTGGCGCCATGTTTACCTCTCATATGTTTCCGGACCGGGCGCCTGCTGGCCAGGTGCTGATCGAAGCCTTGGTTGGCGGACGTCGTCATCCAGACAGGCTGATCCTCTCTGATGAGGAGATAGTTGACAAGGTATGTGCCGATATCTCCCAACTGATTGAACTTCCCGAGCCCCCCATCTTTGTCAAGGTGCTCCGTCCTGAACACGGAATACCTCAACTGGAGATGGATCATCCCCGGCTTCTGGGGTGGAGGCAGGCCATGGAGCAGGATTTTCCTGGTCTATATATCTGTGGTTTTGGCTGGGATGGAATAGGGATGAATGATATGATCAAGTCGGCTAAGAAAACAGCGATGGCAATTGCTGTTGGTGGCTCACGGATAGAGGATGAGGCCAAGGTCAAACCAGTGTATTTCTGATGGCAATGCCCCAGGGAAGTTCTTCC
Coding sequences:
- the hemG gene encoding protoporphyrinogen oxidase gives rise to the protein AAHFVKGLSPDLTTLILEKSARVGGAVQTFRQAGFQGEWGPHGFLDNTAESQELLHDTGLYQEAQAAPLGDFYRYVCHGGALVRLPQSLKTVLTTPLISSLGKLRVLADLWKSPRSEAMTIGEWVEYRFGPDLLPLVDAAVTGSFAGDYSKLCIDAVMPGVRKLEMEAGSVIRGLIRKKKSGGDKLTRLPSMLNFPEGMERLIKVLTSQHEVECNTLVQGLSKDLDGWRIQTDKGQIAARAVVMAVPVNQCLQLLAAIKPPPVSCVPVSKIINVVLGFSASAKVPYGFGYLAPEREGRFTLGAMFTSHMFPDRAPAGQVLIEALVGGRRHPDRLILSDEEIVDKVCADISQLIELPEPPIFVKVLRPEHGIPQLEMDHPRLLGWRQAMEQDFPGLYICGFGWDGIGMNDMIKSAKKTAMAIAVGGSRIEDEAKVKPVYF